The genomic region TATTCTGTATTATGCTTCCGTCTATTTTTATTCCGTCAACGGGGAGTATTCTTAAGAGTTCATAATTAGCATACTTAACGCCAAAATCGTCTATGAAAACTTTTATTCCTTTTTTCTTAAGAATAGTAACTTTTTTTACAATATTGGGAATAGCAAGAATATCCTCTCTTTCTGTTAGTTCTACGATAATCTTTTCTGGATTTATGTTTGCGTTTGAGATTTTATCAAGGAACCAGTTGAATTTATTCTGCATAAATAGAGAAGAAAGGTTGATTGAAATTGAAAAATCTGGTTTTTCTTCTTTGAGGAAATCCAGCAATTTTTCCACCATTAAAGTATCAAGCTTTTCTTCTATGTTAGTTTGACATACAAGTTTGATGAATTTTTCTGCTTCTATAACGGTATCGGTTGCTGGAATTCTTGCAAGAGATTCTTTAAACAGCAGCTTTTCGGTTATTAGGCTTTCTATTTTTTGAAGCCCTATTTTGATTTTTTTTCTTCTTATGGCTTCTATTACGTCAAGAGTTAATTTCCTTTGTAAAAGAAAATATGAAATTTCTTCGGGATATATAATTTTTATGTTATTTTCTTTTTTCTTTGCTGTTTTGATACCTCTATATAATATCCAGAGTAATGTGTTGTAATCCATAGTTTTACATCTGGATGTTTCTAATATGACTCCGGTGAAAAATAAAGATAATTTTTCAATGCCTGATTTCACGGGAACTTCAATGGATGTGTTTTGTAGTTCGTTTTGCAGGTTTCTCAGTTTTTGAAATACAACTTCTGGCTTTTCTTCAGACAAAATAAAAAATTCATCGTTTTGTATCCTTACGATAGTTGCTTTTTTAAATATTGATTTTAAGAAGGATGCCATATAAGTCAAGATGCTGTTTCCTGCCTGAAATCCGTAATAAATGTTTATGTTTTTAAAATCATTTATATCTACTACTGTTACAGTTCTGGATTTAGTTAGTATTTTAGAAAAGTTTCTTATAAGATACGTTTTTGATGGAAGCTTTGTTACAGAATCAGCATCCTGATTTTGCAGTTCACTTGATATTTGCTTGAATAGAATACAATAAGATATAAGAATTAAGATGAATATAAATTTCTTAAACGTTGGAAGTTTTTCCTGAGGAATGTCTATTGAGTTTATTATGTTCTGAAGGAATTTGGCGTAATCTTTAATGAAGTCTTCTGTGGGTATATATTTTAAGTGAGTTCTTGCTATTACATCTATGTGCACATCGATTTTTTCAGCTTTGAATATTTTGTCGAAAAACTCTAATATTATTTCTATAAAACTTTCCTGAAATTTAAGGTCTGCTATTATCTGAGATGAATCTGGCAGGCTTCTTTTTATGAAATCAAGTGTTTGTTTGCTTATTGTTTTTTTGGTTTCATGAGAAAAAAATTTTTTTAAACTTTTTATTTCTTTTAGGTCTTCATTTGTGATGTTGTATACTTTAAGAAGTTCTTTAAACTCCATAATTTTCACCATATTTTAAATTCCGTAGCTAATTTTACACTTAAATTATTGAAATGTCAAGAAAGGGTCTGCTTATATTTCCAATGTCATTATTGTGTCGGATGCGTTACTTACGTATAAAATATTTTTTGCGACAGGATGGATTCCTGCGAATGATTTAAACTGATGGTAATGTCCAAATATCCACAGTTTTTCAAATTTTATTTCTTTTATGTCATAGATTCTTTTTAATTGCGATACGGAAATTGGTGGGTAGTGGGTGACTATTATCCGTGGATTTAATTCCTTTATATGTTTGTAAATTGAACTTTTAGACAGTAAAGATAGCTTTTCTACGAATTTACTGTAGTCCGCAATATTCTCTTTATCCTGATTCGTGAGGTTTTCGGGTGATATGTATATTCCTCCAGTGATTACTATGTTGTTTACCTTAACACATCTGGAAAAATCAAGAATGAAAACATTATCATTTGTCCTATCTTTTATGTAATTTAATTTGTTGTAAGGATTATTGCTGCACCATAGTTCAATATTTCCAAATGTATAAATTACTGATTTGTATTTTTTTGAGAGGCTATTTAAAAAATCGATAGTGATGTCAGCGTCAGAGCTGACATCACCGGCGATGATTATCAAGTCACTTTCCGGTTCTATGTTGATGCTGGAAGCTTTTGTTAAGTGTAGGTCAGAAATAATGTCGATTTTCATCTACACCACAACCTTTATTTTTGCTGCAGCTTCATTGGCAAGTTTTCTTGCCTCTTCGACACTACCACCTGCTGCTAAAACAACGCCCATCCTTCTTCCAGGCTTTGTGTTAGGCTTTCCAAAGAGCCTTACTTTTACATTTTTCATAGCCATTGCCTCTTCAACACCTGTGTATCCAGGATTCCATCCTTTAACATCAGAGAGTATCACTTTTGATGCCCCTGCAGGATAGAGTAATTTAGGCGGATTTATGTTAAAGCCAAGTATTGCTCTTATGTGAAGTTCAAATTCACTCATGTCCTGAGTTATCATTGTTACCATTCCTGTGTCGTGTGGTCTTGGTGAGACCTCGCTGAAGATCACATCATCACCTTTTATAAATAGTTCAACGCCAAAGATTCCAAGTCCTCCAAGCTCATCAGTTATTTTTTTGGCAATTTCCTGTGCCCGTTTCTTGGCTATTTCACTGATACCTGCCGGCTGCCAGCTTTCGTTGTAGTCGCCCTTTATCTGGAGATGTCCTATCGGCTCACAGAAGAATGTTCCATTTACTGCTCTTATTGTTAGTAGTGTTATTTCTGTATCAAATTCAATAAATTCTTCAACGATTACCCTTGTTCCCATTCCCCTCTTCGTACTTTGAGCATATTTCCATGCCTCTTCTATTTCTGCCAATGTTTTTATGATGCTCTGTCCTTTTCCAGAAGATGACATTATAGGTTTTATGACGGCGGGAAGTCCCACGTATTTAACAGCTTCTGCAAGTTCTTCCATCGTATCTGCAAAAGCATACTTTGCAGTTTTAAGGCCTAACTTTTCAGCGGCTACTCTTCTTATTCCCTCTCTATCCATTGTGAGTCTTGTTGCCCTTGCAGTTGGTATTACCGTATATCCCTCTTTCTCAAGTTCAAGTAGTGTAGGTGTATGGATTGCTTCAATCTCTGGAACTATCAGTTCCGGTTTTTCCCTTTCGACGATTGCCCTGATAGCGTTTCCGTCTAACATATCGATAACATAGCTTCTGTGGGCTACCTGCATAGCAGGAGCATTTTGATACCTATCAACCGCTATAACTTCTATCCCAAGTCTTTGTGCTTCAATAGTTACTTCCTTTCCAAGCTCTCCTGAACCAAGGAGCATTATCTTGTCTGCATTTTTAAGTAGTGGTGTTCCTAACATCTTTTCCTCCACAAGTTCTTTAAAAGGTATTATATTAAAGTGAAAAATATTGATAGAATATTAAGGGTGGAAAATCTGAGAAAAATAAATCTATTTTAGAGAGGAGGAATTATTATGGAAGATAGAAAGGAGATAATGGAAGAGAATTTTGATAAAAACAGTAAGTATAAGGCGGAGCTCGAAAATATTTCTGTTTCACTTTTCGCACTGTTTGAAAAATTGGAGAAGGAGTATGAGGATAAAGTTCAGGAATTATCTGAAAGATGTGAAGCTCTTGAGCAGGAAAATGTGGAGTTGAAGTATAAACTTCGCCAGCTTTCAGAAGAATTGAAGACTTTAGGTGAAAAAATTGTTGCAGAGGTTATTAAAAGAACGTCTCTTCCGCCTGAAAACTTTGGAAATGATACGAACGGAGGCGATTTATAAAAGCTTTAGCCATAACTATGGGTGATCCGGCCGGTGTAGGGCCGGAAATAGTTATAAAAAGTATTGAAAGCCTTGATGCGCTTGGCTTTCCTTTGAGAATTTATTGTTCATTTTCCGTTTTAGAAAGTCTTGGTTTTGACAAATTTCGCTCTTTTAAAAATCTTATTTTTGTAGATGTTTTTCCAAACTGTAATGTTGTTCCGGGCGTTGTTTCCCTTGAATCTGGCAGGGCACAGTTTGCATATCTTCAGGCGGTTGTAGAGGATTTAAAGAAGGGTTTGCTCTGGGGGGTTGTAACTTTACCTATAAATAAGAAGGCAATTAAACTTGCCGGTTTTAAATTTCCCGGTCATACGGAGTACTTTGCGTCTGAGTTTGGTGTTTCCGATTTTGCCATGATGCTTGCAAACTCAAAGCTTAAGGTTGTCCTTGAGACCATTCACGTTCCTTTAAGGAAAGTTCCGATTCTCATCTCTACAGAATCCATTTTAAAAAAGATTTTCCTCGTTCACAGATACTTTCCGAATGAAAGAATAGCGGTTGCAGGACTTAATCCCCATGCCGGTGAGAATGGACTTTTTGGTGACGAGGAGGAAAAGATAATTGTTCCTGCTATAGAAAAGGCGAAAGGAGCCGGTATCCCTGTTGAAGGTCCTTTTCCTTCAGATACTGTGTTTAACAGGGCGATTTCCGGTGAGTTTGGAACGGTGGTATGTATGTATCACGATCAGGGATTGATTCCTGTTAAGCTTACAGGTTTTTCTGAAGCTGTTAATATAACTCTTGGTCTTCCCTTTGTCAGAACATCGGTGGGTCATGGTACCGCCTATGATATTGCCGGTAAGGGTATAGCTGATAACAGAAGTTTTCTATCTGCCGTTAACTTCGCTTTGAGTATTAAAAGTAGAGCTGGTGTGTGAAAATGCGTTTCATTTTTTGTTTATTCTTAATCTGTTAAATTTGACTAATATGTAAAAATTTTGTAAAAATGGGAGAAAACTTCTCGTGAGGGTGTTATGAAAGAGGAAAAGTTCTTTCTGATAGAGGAGCTTCTAAAAATTCAAGAAGAGAATGAACTTCATTATATTCCTGAAGAAAAGATCCTTGAGCTTGCCAAAAAGACCGGTAGAAGTCCCGCCGATATCCACTCTGTAATTTCTTTCTATCCCAGGCTTTCTGATAAACCAAGAGGAAAGTATTTAATAAGGGTTTGTGAGAACCTTCCCTGTCACATAGAAGGTGCTCAGGAAGTTATAGATGCAATTAAAAATTTTTTAGATATAGACTTTGGTCAGTCAACGCCGGATGGGAAGTTCTATCTTGAACGTACTTCTTGCCTTGGATTGTGTGCTGCTGCTCCGGTGATTCTTATAAACAACGTGCCTTACGGAAATTTAACGCCTGAAAAGGTCGTTGAGGTTTTGAAGGAATATATGGAGGGCGACAATGATTGATTTTAAGGTTATTGGGGAACCTATCATTCTTAAAAATGCCCGTAAGATATGTCCTAATGACATAGAAAAGTGTATGGAGGCAGGTAGGTACGGAGCTTTAAGGAAAGCCATTACTGAAATGAAACCGGAAGAAGTAATAGAGGAGATAAAAAGATCTCAGCTTCGTGGTAGAGGTGGTGCTGGCTTCCCCACGGGGTTGAAGTTTGAACTTGCAGCGAAAGAAAAGTCGGATAAAAAGTACGTGGTTGTTAATGGTGAAGAGGGAGAACCGGGGACATTTAAGGATAGAATAATAATGGAGGATTCGCCACACCTTCTCATAGAGGGGACGATCCTTGCCGGTTACGCGATAGGTGCTGATGAGGGAATAATATGTGTAAGGTGTGACTACATAAAAGCGATTGAAAGACTTGAAAAAGCAATAGCTGATGCTTACGATAGAGGCCTTTTAGGTAAAAATATTTTTGGAACGGACTTTTCCTTTGATATAACCATTGAAAGAGGTGCCGGTGCCTATGTCTGCGGCGAAGAGACAGCGCTTCTTGAGATGATAGAAGGAAAGCGTGGAGAACCGAGAAAAAAACCACCTTTCCCGCCGCAGAAAGGGCTTTATGGAAAACCCACTGTTGTTAACAATGTCGAAACGCTTGCAAATCTTCCCTTTATTATAAGTGAAGGTGCAGATAGGTTTCTTGAATTTGGTATAGAAGGTTCTCACGGAACGAAGCTTTTCAGCCTATCAGGAGATATTGAGTGGAAAGGTCTTATAGAGATTCCTTTCGGTGCGACAATAAAGGAAATTATAGAACTTGCAGGCGGGGTAAAAGGTGGTAAGAAACTTAAAGCGGTTATTTTAGGAGGAGTATCCGGAACGCTTGTCAGGTACGATGAGGTTGATATCTCGGTCGATTACCATTCACTCGGTGTTATTGAAGCAGGTCCCGGATGTGGGACGATTATTGTCCTTGATGAGACGAGAGATATAGTAGATGTAACTGAGAATATTATGGAGTTTTTCAGGACGGAATCCTGCGGTAAGTGCCGTCCGTGCAGTCTTGGAACAGTTTCTCTCTGTAATCTTATTCACAGAATAAAAGAGGGTAACGGAACGGAGGAAGACCTTAAAAAAATAGAAAAAATATCCATAGGAATGAGAAAGGCTTCATTCTGCGGACTTGGTCAGACTGCGCCCAACATTCTATATCAGTCCATTCAAAAGTTTAGAGATGAATGGCTTGCCCACGTGAGAGGAGGTAAGAATGGCTGAGACGGTTACCATAAAAATAGACGGCAAAAAATACACGGTGGAATCGGGACAGACGATTCTTGAGATTTGTAAAAAACTTGGTATTTACATTCCCACGCTCTGCTTTATGGAAGAGATAAGCGAAGGCGGGCATTGTGGCCTCTGTATTGTTGATGTGAAGGGCGCTAAAACATTTCAGAGGGCGTGCATAACGGAAGTTAGGGACGGCATGGAAATTGAGACAAACACGCCTGCTGTTAGGGAGGTGAGGAAGACTGTCTTTGAGATGATTTTGGCTGACCACAAGGTAGAGTGTCCGGTCTGCAAAAGGGATGAAACCTGTGAGATAAGAAAAGTCGCAAAACACCTTGGCTTTCCAGACTTTGAAGTGGAACCGATATACAGAGACGAAGGCGTTGACAATTCCATAATTTCAAGGGAACCGGCAAAGTGTATTAAGTGCCAGAGGTGCGTTAATACCTGTGAACTTATTCCGGGTATCGGTATTTACGGGTATTTCGGAAAGGGGCACGATGCAACTGTTGAGCCGCCTGAATCTCTATCAATGTCGGATACACCGTGTATTGTGTGCGGCCAGTGTGTCGTAAGATGTCCGACAGGTGCTCTTACAGAGAGGGATGATACCGAAAAGGTTTTAGAGGCTATATATGATCCTGATAAAGTCGTTTTTGCCTCTTTTGCTCCTTCTGTTAGGGTTGCAATCGGTGAACCTTTTGGAATGGAACCTGGAGAGGTTGTGGTCGGAAAACTTGTTTCTGCTTTGAGAAAGCTCGGATTTGACAGGGTTTACGACGTAAACTTTGGTGCAGATCTTACAATTGTTGAAGAGGCCAACGAACTGATTGAAAGGATAAAAAATGGCGGTGTTCTGCCGATGGCAACTTCCTGTTGTCCCGGATGGGTGAGTTTCGTGGAGAGATTTTATCCAGAGTTTATTCCTAACCTCTCTTCCTGTAAGTCACCACAAGCAATGCTTGGTGCACTTGTAAAAAACTACATGAAAGAGGTTGAGGGTATTCCGGAAGAGAATGTTGTTCACGTTACCATTATGCCATGTACGGCGAAAAAGTATGAAGCTTCAAGGCCCGAACTTAGTGGCGATACAGATTATGTTCTGACGACAAGGGAACTTGCAAGACTGCTTAAACGGTTTGATATAGATCTTTCAAAACTACCAGAAGATGAAGCGGATAAGCCTTTTGGTGATTACACAGGTGCGGCTACTATTTTTGGTGTTACCGGTGGTGTTATGGAGGCTGCTCTAAGGACGGCTGTTGATTGGCTTTCAGGTGGTACTTTTGAAAAGCTTGAATTTACTGCCGTTCGAGGTGTGGAAGATCTTAAATTTGCAGAAGTTGACATAAACGGAACAACTGTTAGGGTTGCTGTTGCACATACGCTCTCTGCTGCTGAAAGATTGCTCCAGATGATTAAGAATGGTGAGGTAGAAGTTCACTTCTTTGAGGTTATGGCGTGTCCCGGTGGATGTGTCGGTGGTGGCGGTCAGCCTATACCTTCAACTGCCGAGGTTGTTAGAAAGAGGGCGGAAGGTCTTTACAGTGATGATGAAAGAAGGGTTTTAAGGAAATCTCACGAGAACCCTTACGTAAAAGCTGTTTACGAGAAATATTTAGGTGCAATCGGTGGTGAGAAAGCCCATCATATTCTTCATACCACTTACAGAAAACGTCCTTCCTGGGAAGAGGTATTTAAGAGGGCTGTTTAAAGGCCCTCTCAATTAATGAATAATCATCCAGATATAATTTGCAAATCTTTTTGTCTTTTTGTTGTAACATTCAACAGATATGCGGTTTTTCCATCGGTTTATTTTTATGGATTTTGTTAGCTTCACTCTGTTTTTATACTTTTCGGCTTTCATCCATCCCTTTTCGCTTATGTATATCTGACAGTTTTTATAGTCTTCAGGATTTTCTATTACTGCTTCTATGTTTATCGTGTTGTTATTGATGTATCCTATCGGTGGCGTATGCTTTATGACAGGTAGAGGCTCTTTTTTTAGCATTTT from Desulfurobacterium sp. TC5-1 harbors:
- a CDS encoding NADH-dependent [FeFe] hydrogenase, group A6 — translated: MAETVTIKIDGKKYTVESGQTILEICKKLGIYIPTLCFMEEISEGGHCGLCIVDVKGAKTFQRACITEVRDGMEIETNTPAVREVRKTVFEMILADHKVECPVCKRDETCEIRKVAKHLGFPDFEVEPIYRDEGVDNSIISREPAKCIKCQRCVNTCELIPGIGIYGYFGKGHDATVEPPESLSMSDTPCIVCGQCVVRCPTGALTERDDTEKVLEAIYDPDKVVFASFAPSVRVAIGEPFGMEPGEVVVGKLVSALRKLGFDRVYDVNFGADLTIVEEANELIERIKNGGVLPMATSCCPGWVSFVERFYPEFIPNLSSCKSPQAMLGALVKNYMKEVEGIPEENVVHVTIMPCTAKKYEASRPELSGDTDYVLTTRELARLLKRFDIDLSKLPEDEADKPFGDYTGAATIFGVTGGVMEAALRTAVDWLSGGTFEKLEFTAVRGVEDLKFAEVDINGTTVRVAVAHTLSAAERLLQMIKNGEVEVHFFEVMACPGGCVGGGGQPIPSTAEVVRKRAEGLYSDDERRVLRKSHENPYVKAVYEKYLGAIGGEKAHHILHTTYRKRPSWEEVFKRAV
- a CDS encoding GGDEF domain-containing protein, which gives rise to MEFKELLKVYNITNEDLKEIKSLKKFFSHETKKTISKQTLDFIKRSLPDSSQIIADLKFQESFIEIILEFFDKIFKAEKIDVHIDVIARTHLKYIPTEDFIKDYAKFLQNIINSIDIPQEKLPTFKKFIFILILISYCILFKQISSELQNQDADSVTKLPSKTYLIRNFSKILTKSRTVTVVDINDFKNINIYYGFQAGNSILTYMASFLKSIFKKATIVRIQNDEFFILSEEKPEVVFQKLRNLQNELQNTSIEVPVKSGIEKLSLFFTGVILETSRCKTMDYNTLLWILYRGIKTAKKKENNIKIIYPEEISYFLLQRKLTLDVIEAIRRKKIKIGLQKIESLITEKLLFKESLARIPATDTVIEAEKFIKLVCQTNIEEKLDTLMVEKLLDFLKEEKPDFSISINLSSLFMQNKFNWFLDKISNANINPEKIIVELTEREDILAIPNIVKKVTILKKKGIKVFIDDFGVKYANYELLRILPVDGIKIDGSIIQNITNNKLDQLFVSYVLELAKLKNLKIVAEHIENEDIKEKLIDLSEKANFTEIYGQGFLMGKPVIVNI
- a CDS encoding metallophosphoesterase, which gives rise to MKIDIISDLHLTKASSINIEPESDLIIIAGDVSSDADITIDFLNSLSKKYKSVIYTFGNIELWCSNNPYNKLNYIKDRTNDNVFILDFSRCVKVNNIVITGGIYISPENLTNQDKENIADYSKFVEKLSLLSKSSIYKHIKELNPRIIVTHYPPISVSQLKRIYDIKEIKFEKLWIFGHYHQFKSFAGIHPVAKNILYVSNASDTIMTLEI
- a CDS encoding NAD(P)H-dependent oxidoreductase subunit E, with translation MKEEKFFLIEELLKIQEENELHYIPEEKILELAKKTGRSPADIHSVISFYPRLSDKPRGKYLIRVCENLPCHIEGAQEVIDAIKNFLDIDFGQSTPDGKFYLERTSCLGLCAAAPVILINNVPYGNLTPEKVVEVLKEYMEGDND
- the pdxA gene encoding 4-hydroxythreonine-4-phosphate dehydrogenase PdxA translates to MGDPAGVGPEIVIKSIESLDALGFPLRIYCSFSVLESLGFDKFRSFKNLIFVDVFPNCNVVPGVVSLESGRAQFAYLQAVVEDLKKGLLWGVVTLPINKKAIKLAGFKFPGHTEYFASEFGVSDFAMMLANSKLKVVLETIHVPLRKVPILISTESILKKIFLVHRYFPNERIAVAGLNPHAGENGLFGDEEEKIIVPAIEKAKGAGIPVEGPFPSDTVFNRAISGEFGTVVCMYHDQGLIPVKLTGFSEAVNITLGLPFVRTSVGHGTAYDIAGKGIADNRSFLSAVNFALSIKSRAGV
- the nuoF gene encoding NADH-quinone oxidoreductase subunit NuoF, whose amino-acid sequence is MIDFKVIGEPIILKNARKICPNDIEKCMEAGRYGALRKAITEMKPEEVIEEIKRSQLRGRGGAGFPTGLKFELAAKEKSDKKYVVVNGEEGEPGTFKDRIIMEDSPHLLIEGTILAGYAIGADEGIICVRCDYIKAIERLEKAIADAYDRGLLGKNIFGTDFSFDITIERGAGAYVCGEETALLEMIEGKRGEPRKKPPFPPQKGLYGKPTVVNNVETLANLPFIISEGADRFLEFGIEGSHGTKLFSLSGDIEWKGLIEIPFGATIKEIIELAGGVKGGKKLKAVILGGVSGTLVRYDEVDISVDYHSLGVIEAGPGCGTIIVLDETRDIVDVTENIMEFFRTESCGKCRPCSLGTVSLCNLIHRIKEGNGTEEDLKKIEKISIGMRKASFCGLGQTAPNILYQSIQKFRDEWLAHVRGGKNG
- the purT gene encoding formate-dependent phosphoribosylglycinamide formyltransferase gives rise to the protein MLGTPLLKNADKIMLLGSGELGKEVTIEAQRLGIEVIAVDRYQNAPAMQVAHRSYVIDMLDGNAIRAIVEREKPELIVPEIEAIHTPTLLELEKEGYTVIPTARATRLTMDREGIRRVAAEKLGLKTAKYAFADTMEELAEAVKYVGLPAVIKPIMSSSGKGQSIIKTLAEIEEAWKYAQSTKRGMGTRVIVEEFIEFDTEITLLTIRAVNGTFFCEPIGHLQIKGDYNESWQPAGISEIAKKRAQEIAKKITDELGGLGIFGVELFIKGDDVIFSEVSPRPHDTGMVTMITQDMSEFELHIRAILGFNINPPKLLYPAGASKVILSDVKGWNPGYTGVEEAMAMKNVKVRLFGKPNTKPGRRMGVVLAAGGSVEEARKLANEAAAKIKVVV